Proteins from a single region of Nerophis ophidion isolate RoL-2023_Sa linkage group LG08, RoL_Noph_v1.0, whole genome shotgun sequence:
- the LOC133558169 gene encoding tripartite motif-containing protein 16-like protein: MAEPKCRAELIKYWMNITFDKRTANKKLWVSEGGAKVARLTDDITCPVLEGPERFEYMPQVLCKEGVEGFRAYWEVECLGWVVVGLAYQNAGRRNKQGCCGLGDNEDSWGLGWSGSSYHAWHEGQVRVIPEIPKSSVLGVYIDQPAGILNFYAVEKKEDKEEEVKLLQCIKSCFREKMLPGVWLGVDSHCVVRRREE, translated from the exons ATGGCCGAACCGAAATGCAGAGCTGAACTCATCAAAT ATTGGATGAACATTACCTTTGATAAGCGGACGGCCAACAAGAAGCTGTGGGTATCAGAGGGCGGGGCTAAGGTGGCTCGCTTGACCGATGACATCACCTGTCCCGTCTTGGAGGGACCGGAGAGATTTGAGTATATGCCTCAG GTATTGTGCAAGGAAGGCGTCGAAGGTTTCCGAGCATACTGGGAGGTGGAGTGTTTAGGCTGGGTGGTGGTCGGTCTGGCCTACCAGAACGCCGGAAGGAGGAACAAGCAAGGCTGCTGCGGCCTCGGAGACAATGAGGATTCCTGGGGTCTGGGCTGGAGCGGTTCTTCTTATCACGCCTGGCATGAAGGTCAAGTTCGCGTGATCCCGGAGATTCCCAAATCTTCCGTGTTAGGCGTGTACATCGATCAGCCTGCCGGGATCCTTAACTTCTACGCCGTGGAAAAGAAAGAGGACAAGGAGGAGGAGGTGAAACTCCTGCAATGCATAAAGAGCTGCTTTAGGGAGAAGATGTTGCCAGGGGTCTGGCTGGGGGTCGATTCGCACTGTGTGGTCCGAAGGAGGGAGGAATAA